In one window of Vallitalea okinawensis DNA:
- a CDS encoding DUF4097 family beta strand repeat-containing protein — MNKKIGVFSVATSFIGMGIIMLTRNFYDFDVFKAISMMIAVILIVLGLEFIYYTNRYKDVEVRVSGKSIITLFLVCGFAFTIAGITEFFDHVGDVQFNKLYDFDDLFTTEQVSKTYTIASGDYTNIEVDNSMGKVYIKGDAVDDITVATTLHYNNWIDGTPNLDNLIDLTYVGDTINIQSILPNSNGFNLNSFSMSFVITVPEDFSTTIENRHGNVEVAAISGPVKVDNAHGNVSIHSIQKDLTVNNSHDDVLVDDIGGNVYVTNQHSETAIYNIAGNVEATTSHDPIVVENVTGDVRLKNSHGDATAKNITGIFNLNISHGEAYLAGISDVTVNGSFTEVNFDQDDILHHLYIKTEHDDVSVNIPKQDYQLNLSAEYGDIDTDLDLNINEETNLETYSGKIGDGTSDINIITTHGDIDLYVKNAG, encoded by the coding sequence ATGAATAAGAAAATAGGAGTTTTCTCTGTTGCAACCAGCTTCATTGGTATGGGTATTATTATGTTGACAAGGAACTTTTATGATTTTGATGTTTTTAAAGCTATTTCCATGATGATCGCGGTCATTCTCATCGTTTTGGGTTTGGAATTTATCTATTATACCAACCGTTATAAAGATGTAGAGGTACGTGTTAGTGGTAAAAGCATCATTACTCTATTTCTTGTCTGCGGCTTTGCTTTCACCATTGCTGGGATTACTGAATTCTTTGATCATGTAGGTGATGTACAGTTTAATAAGCTCTATGATTTTGATGATCTATTTACTACTGAGCAAGTCTCAAAAACATATACTATTGCCTCAGGTGATTATACAAACATAGAAGTTGATAACTCTATGGGAAAAGTCTACATCAAAGGTGATGCTGTAGATGATATAACCGTTGCGACAACACTTCACTATAATAACTGGATAGATGGTACACCTAATCTAGATAATTTGATTGACTTGACTTATGTAGGTGATACAATAAATATTCAATCCATCTTACCAAATAGCAATGGTTTTAACCTCAACTCCTTTTCCATGTCTTTTGTGATTACTGTACCAGAAGATTTTAGTACTACCATTGAAAATAGACACGGTAATGTTGAAGTTGCTGCGATATCTGGTCCTGTGAAAGTTGATAATGCACATGGTAATGTAAGTATCCACTCCATCCAAAAAGATCTAACCGTTAATAACTCCCATGACGATGTTTTAGTTGATGATATTGGTGGTAATGTCTATGTCACCAATCAACACAGTGAAACTGCCATCTATAATATCGCCGGTAACGTTGAAGCAACAACCTCACACGATCCTATTGTTGTAGAAAATGTTACAGGTGATGTAAGGCTAAAAAACAGCCATGGTGATGCAACCGCTAAAAACATTACAGGTATCTTTAATCTTAATATTTCACACGGCGAAGCCTACTTGGCAGGTATCTCTGACGTAACAGTTAATGGCAGTTTCACAGAAGTTAACTTTGATCAAGACGATATATTGCATCATCTCTATATTAAGACTGAACACGATGATGTAAGCGTCAATATCCCCAAACAGGATTATCAGTTAAATCTATCAGCAGAATATGGTGATATTGATACTGACTTAGATTTAAATATCAACGAAGAAACAAATCTGGAAACTTATTCTGGCAAAATAGGCGACGGTACATCTGACATTAATATCATCACTACTCACGGAGATATTGATTTATATGTAAAAAATGCGGGGTGA
- a CDS encoding RNA polymerase sigma factor, producing MNEDTLILKLKKREPEAYRSLLETYQQSLLALVYKYTNDYVEAQDLTQEIFIKIFKNIAHFNASSKLSTWIYRIAHNTCIDWSRKKTPLPVKQLEINGTEHSTEEAVIYKEEQALIHDTIVNLPEIYKSVIILYHFNHLSYKEISEILELSEKTIETRLYRGRRKIKEQLKNYYSGGEGNAL from the coding sequence TTGAATGAAGACACGCTGATCCTTAAATTAAAAAAGAGAGAACCAGAAGCATATCGCAGCCTGTTAGAAACTTATCAACAGTCTCTTTTAGCCCTTGTATATAAGTATACCAACGACTATGTTGAAGCTCAGGACTTGACTCAAGAGATTTTTATTAAAATTTTTAAAAATATTGCTCATTTTAATGCATCTTCTAAGTTATCTACCTGGATTTATCGCATTGCACATAATACTTGTATAGATTGGTCCAGAAAGAAGACTCCTTTGCCAGTAAAGCAACTGGAGATAAATGGAACAGAGCACTCTACTGAAGAAGCTGTTATATATAAAGAAGAACAGGCATTGATACACGACACCATTGTTAACTTACCCGAAATTTATAAGTCAGTCATTATCCTCTACCACTTTAATCACTTATCCTATAAAGAAATTAGTGAAATTTTAGAACTAAGTGAGAAAACAATTGAAACCAGATTATATCGTGGTCGTCGAAAAATTAAGGAACAACTCAAAAACTATTATAGCGGAGGTGAAGGTAATGCATTATGA